In Planctomycetota bacterium, the genomic window CCGCGAGCCGGGCACCGTCAACCGGAAGATCCCCACCGGCGAGATCGAGATCGACGCCCTGGAGATCGAAGTTCTCAACGAGGCGAAGACCCCTCCGTTCGAAATCGGCGACCGCGTCAGCGTTTCCGAGGAGGTCCGTCTCCAGTACCGGTTCCTGGACCTCCGCCGGCCGTTCATGCAGCGCAACATCATGACCCGCCACCGGATCGTCCAGGTCATCCGCGAATACATGGACGCCCAGGGGTTCCTGGACATCGAGACTCCGTACATGGTGAAGTACACCCCCGGGGGCGCCCGCAACTTCGTCTGCCCGAGCCGGCTCTACCCGGGGAAGTTCTTCGCGCTGGCCGAGTCCCCCCAGATCTTCAAGCAGCTCTTCATGGTGAGCGGCCTGGACCGGTACTACCAGATCGCCCGCTGCTTCCGGGACGAAGACCTGCGTGCGGACCGGCAGCTCGAGTTCACCCAGCTGGACCTCGAGATGTCCTTCGTGGACCGCGAGGACGTCATGGCCGTCGTGGAAGGCGCGGTGGCCGCCGTCTGGAAGCGGTGCCTGGGGGTGGACCTTCCCCGCCCGTTCCCGAGGATCGGCTACGACGAGGCGATGCGCGATTACGGGAGCGACAAGCCCGATCTCCGCTTCGGTCTGAAGATCGGGGACGTCTCCGACCTCGTGCGGGATTCGGAGTTCAAGGTCTTCTCCGAAACGGTGCGCCGCGGGGGCGTGGTCCGGGGGGTGTGCGCGCCGGGAGGCGGAACCTTCTCGCGCAAGGAAGTGGAGGGTCTGGAGACCTACTGCAAGGGAATCGGCGCCAAGGGGCTGGTCTCCCTCAAGCTCGAGGCGGGCGCCTATTCGGGTCCTTCCGCCAAGTTCTTCACGCCCGATCAGGTCGACGCCCTGGCGCGGCGCCTGGGGGCGCGTCCGGGGGATCTTCTCCTCTTCGTGGCCGACGAGGAAGAGCGGGCCGCCGCCGTGATGGGAGGGCTGCGCCTGGTCCTGCGCGACAAGCTCAAGCTCGCGCGGGAAGGGGAGTGGGCCTTCTGCTGGGTGGTCGATTTCCCGATGTTCGAGGTGGGGGAGGACGGCAAGGTCGGCGCCAAGCACCATCCGTTCACTTCTCCCAAGGACGAGTACCTCGACACGCTGGAGCAGGAGCCCTTCAAGGTCCGGGCCAAGGCCTACGATCTGGTTCTTAACGGCGTGGAGCTCGGAGGAGGGTCGATCCGGATCCACCGGCGGGACATCCAGCAGCGCATCTTCAAGCTCCTGGGCCTTTCGGAGGAATACATCCGCGACCGGTTCGGATTCCTGCTGGACGCGTTCGAATACGGAGCGCCGCCCCACGGCGGGATCGCCCTCGGGATCGACCGGCTGGCGATGCTGGTCCTGGGCCTGGACAACATCCGGGACGTGATTACGTTCCCGAAAACGCAGTCCACGCTGGACCTCATGACGGGTGCTCCGGGCACGATCCCGGACAAACTCCTCAAGGAGCTGCACATCCGGGTCGTGGAATAGGTCGCGGCCGTCAGGTTCGAAGCGGCGCCAGCCGGCGGGCGATCTCTTCCAGCGCGACGCCCCGGGCGAGGTCTTCGGCGTAGGTCCCCAGCGGGACCAGCACCGAGCGCGCCCGCGGGGGCGGAGCGTCTTTGACCGTCACCGCCATCCGAAGGTCTCCGTCTTCGAAGCATACGAGCCGCACGAGGCCGCGACCCGCGATTTGCGCGGCCGCCTCGAAGACCTTCCGCTGGGGTTCCGTGAGGTCCTTGTACGTCCGGCGGGGAAGGCCGGACGGGATGTCGACGATTCCCGGCTGGTCGGGCAGTCCGTGGTCCGAGCGCAGGCTTCCGTAGGGGAGCGGAACCGGCGGGGGCTCGGCTTCGATGACCCGCACGACGATGCCGCAGTGGCCGTCCATCAGGCTCACCCGCGTGAGGCCCATCGCCTCGATTTCCGGCCGGCCCAGCGGTACGGATTCCGCCGCGGCCGGGTTCTCCACGAGCACCAGGCAGAGGTCGCGTTCCGCGAAGGAGGCGACGTGGATCCGGCAGGCCTCCACCGCCCGGCGCACGGCCTCCAGGAAGCCGTCCGCGCCGGGTTCCGCCCCTTTGAGCATGATCCGCGCCGAGTCGTCCCGCTGAAGCACGGAGGCCACGCGGGGACCTTCCTTGTAGACCCCTTTGAGGATGTTTTCGGGCATGTCCTTCGTTCCTTCCCTGTTCCCTCCGTTACCCGTGGAATGTTAGCATACGAACCATGCGCCGGGCGGTTCTCTTGGCGGTTCTGGCGGGATCCTGCGCGCCGGCCCCGGCGCCCGCCCGCCCTCTTCGGGAGTTCCGCGGCATCGTTCACTGCCACACGCTTTACTCGCACGACTCCCGCGGGACGTACGAGGAAATCCTGGCGGCCGCCCGGGCCGCCCGCATCGATTTCGTCTGCATCACCGATCATCCTCCCAAGGGGGACGCCGGCCGGTCGCTCCGGGAAGGATGGCGCGGAATGCGCGAGGGCGTCCTTTTCATTCAAGGCCACGAGCTGGCCGGTTCCAACCTTCTGGCTCTCGGGATCCGGGAACCCGTTCCCTCGGGCTCGATTCCCGAGAGAATCGCCGCGATCCGCCGCCAGGGGGGCGTGGCTCTGGTTTCGCATCCGGAAGAGGTTCGGGACTGGGAGACGTATCGCCAGGCCGACGGCATGGAGATCTACAACGTCCACGCCGCCTGGAAGCGCCGCCAGGGGGACCTGGGGTTTTACGCGCAGGCGCTCCGGATGCTCAAGGAGGATCCGGAGCGCATCTTCCGGCTGCTTCAGCAGCTCGATCCGGAGGTTCAGGCGCGTTGGGAAGAGGCCGCCCGGGGCCGATCCTTCGCGGCGGTCGCCGGCAACGACGCGCACCAGAACGTCCGTCTCGGAGGGCTCCAGGTAGACCCCTACGAGCGCTCGTTCCGGTTCGTCTCCACGCACGTGTGGGCGGAAGATCGGACGGAGGAGTCGATTCTGGAGGCGATCCGGCGGGGGCGGTGTCACGTGGCCTTCGCCGCGGAGGGGCCGCCGCCGGAGCCCCCGGGGGGACCGGTTCCCCGGGTGATCGAGCGGGGCGGGCGGCCCTGGCTCGTCTTCGGCGGCGAACCGCGCCGGTGCGACCTTGACTGGCCCCGACCGATGCAGTAGGATTCCAGCCCCAATGCCCGTCCGCGTCACGCTTCCCGACGGCTCGGTTCGCGAATTTCCGGACGGCGCCACGGCCCTGGACGTGGCCCGCTCCATCGGTCCGGGTCTGGCCCGCGCGGCGATCGCCGCCCGGGTGAACGGGGAAGTCTGGGATTTTCACCGGCCCCTGCCGCGGGAATGCCGCGTGGAGATCCTGAAGGAAGACCAGCCCGAAGGGCTCGAGGTGATCCGCCATTCCGCCGCTCACATCATGGCCGGGGCGGTCCGGCGGCTCTACGGGCCGGGGGTGAAGTTCGGCTACGGCCCGCCCGTCGAGGACGGCTTCTACTACGACATGGAATTCCCCGAGGGGGTGAAGATCTCCGAGGAGGATCTGGCGCGCATCGAGGCGGAATGCCGCAAGATCATTGAAGCGGACTATCCCTTCGAGCGGCAGGACCTGCCCAAGGAGGAGGTCGTCCGCCGGATGCGGGAACTCGGCCAGCCGTACAAGGTCGAGACCCTCGAGAAGGACATTCAGGATCCGACCGCGTCGATCTACACGGACGGGGACTTCACGGACCTCTGCGAGGGTCCCCACGTGCCCTCGACGGGCCGGGTTCGCGCGCTCAAGCTCACCAAGGTGACCGGCGCCTACTGGAAGGGGGACGCCCGGAACCGGATGCTGACCCGGATCTACGGGACGGCCTGGCATTCCCCCAAGGCGCTGGAGGAATATCTGCGGCGGATCGAGGAAGCCCGCAAGCGGGACCATCGCCGGCTGGGCCAGGAGCTGGAACTTTTCATGTTCCACGACTGGTCGCCCGGGGCGGTCTTCTTCCTGCCGAAGGGCGCCGTGATCTACAACGAGCTCGTGACGTTCCTGCGCGAGGAATACCGCAAGCGGGGATTCGAGGAAGTGGTGACGCCCCAGCTGTACAACAAGGCGCTCTGGGAGCTGTCGGGACACTGGGAGCACTATCGGGAGAACATGTTCCTGCTCAAGGTGG contains:
- the aspS gene encoding aspartate--tRNA ligase — encoded protein: MKRTHTCGELRPEHVGQTVVLNGWVDTRRDFGGLVFVDLRDRYGKTQILFSPDRAAATHGIASRLRPETVIAVRGLVRRREPGTVNRKIPTGEIEIDALEIEVLNEAKTPPFEIGDRVSVSEEVRLQYRFLDLRRPFMQRNIMTRHRIVQVIREYMDAQGFLDIETPYMVKYTPGGARNFVCPSRLYPGKFFALAESPQIFKQLFMVSGLDRYYQIARCFRDEDLRADRQLEFTQLDLEMSFVDREDVMAVVEGAVAAVWKRCLGVDLPRPFPRIGYDEAMRDYGSDKPDLRFGLKIGDVSDLVRDSEFKVFSETVRRGGVVRGVCAPGGGTFSRKEVEGLETYCKGIGAKGLVSLKLEAGAYSGPSAKFFTPDQVDALARRLGARPGDLLLFVADEEERAAAVMGGLRLVLRDKLKLAREGEWAFCWVVDFPMFEVGEDGKVGAKHHPFTSPKDEYLDTLEQEPFKVRAKAYDLVLNGVELGGGSIRIHRRDIQQRIFKLLGLSEEYIRDRFGFLLDAFEYGAPPHGGIALGIDRLAMLVLGLDNIRDVITFPKTQSTLDLMTGAPGTIPDKLLKELHIRVVE
- the thrS gene encoding threonine--tRNA ligase yields the protein MPVRVTLPDGSVREFPDGATALDVARSIGPGLARAAIAARVNGEVWDFHRPLPRECRVEILKEDQPEGLEVIRHSAAHIMAGAVRRLYGPGVKFGYGPPVEDGFYYDMEFPEGVKISEEDLARIEAECRKIIEADYPFERQDLPKEEVVRRMRELGQPYKVETLEKDIQDPTASIYTDGDFTDLCEGPHVPSTGRVRALKLTKVTGAYWKGDARNRMLTRIYGTAWHSPKALEEYLRRIEEARKRDHRRLGQELELFMFHDWSPGAVFFLPKGAVIYNELVTFLREEYRKRGFEEVVTPQLYNKALWELSGHWEHYRENMFLLKVDEEDFSLKPMNCPSHVLLFKHRRRSYRELPMRIADFCPLHRNEVKGVLSGMTRVRKFEQDDAHIFCTEEQIGPEIAGQIDFVNYVYRDVFRMPFTAKLSTRPERFLGSVEVWDRAEAALEKALRDHGVEFSVNKGDGAFYGPKIDFDIKDALGRAWQLATIQLDFQLPLRMGVEYEGADGRRHVPVMIHRAVLGSLERFIAVLIEHYGGEFPLWLAPVQAAVIPVSEKEHEYAREVLGKLRAAGLRAEIDLSGERVSYKIRAHELRKVPYMAVVGPREAQAGTVAVRARRKGDLGPVKVEDFVSELRRDVAAKNPL